The Winogradskyella schleiferi genome contains the following window.
TAAAACCACAAAAGTTTGAAAATGTATATGAAATTGAGAATATCCCATTTAAAACATTAGAAAATAGAAGGCTGTATCTTGATGCTTTTATGAATACTTCTGAAAATAATCCAGCAGTGATTTTGGTACATGGAGGAGGCTGGAAATCTGGAGATAAATCCCACATGAAACCCATGGCAGAATACATCGCCTCAAAAGGCTATTCATGCTTTGCCATAGAATATAGATTGTCTGACGAAGCACAATACCCGGAAGGCATTTATGATGTTAAAGAAGCTATTCAATTTATTAAGTCTAATGCGAAAAAATTTCATATTGACACGACGAAAGTTGCTGTTCTAGGAACGTCTTCTGGAGCACAGATGGCAACCTTGGTTGGGACAACCAACCACAATCCGAAGTTTGAACAACAAACCGAACATGCCTCATCAACCGCTGTGCAAGCTATTGTGAATTTAGATGGAGTTATAGCATTCATTCACCCTAAATCCAGTGAAGGAAAAATGGCAAGTTGGTGGCTGGGTGGCACATCAAAAGAAAAACCCGAAATCTGGAAAGAAGCTTCAGCATTGACACATGTTGATAAAAACACACCGCCAATTTTATTCATTAGTAGTCAGTACGAACGTTTTCAAGCAGGACGTGAAGAGATGATTCATATTTTAGATAAACACGATATTTATAACCAAGTTGAAAATTTTCCAGACAGTCCTCATACGTTTTGGTTATTCCATCCTTGGTTTACTGACACCGTAAATTACATCACAACATTTTTAGATAAAACGCTTAAACATGACGAAAAATGAAAACTTTAAAATTTATAATAACACTATGCTGCGCCGCTTCAATCGTAGCTTGTAAATCTGAAAAAAAAGAAGACACAAAAGAAGCTATAGTCGAATCTGAAAAAGTTGTGGAAACACCAAAAACCTACGCTGAGCTTTCCATTGCAGAGGGTGGCGAATGGGTAAATGGTGAGCGAGGCCATGAAGAATACCAAGGCACAACACATTTTAAAAACATAGACCAGTTAAGGGTTCCGGATAAACATACAGACCATACTTGGTATTTACGATACGAAGGACCTGGTTGGGAAAGTAACAAAATAGGATACAGATTGTATTTAGACTGGAGAAACGGCATAGACATTTTCGGAAAAGTAACCGACACTATGGTTTTATCTAAAGTAGGGCAAGATGGTTTCGATTCGTATCACGAACCGCAATCTTGGGGATTAGACATCTTAAAAGTAGGGAACGGTTTAGGTATCGGTTCCTTAGGACGTTTGGTTGATGACAAGGTCCTTCACTTCAAAGAAGTCGATTCTACATTTGCTTCTATTGAAAACAATGCTAATCAATCTTCTGTCACTATAAATTATAACGGTTGGAAAACTGCGAACGATAAAATCGATTTAAAATCTACATTAAGTATTCGTCCAGACAAACGTTATACAAAACATACCATTCAACCTTCAAAAGCAATACAAGGCATTGTTACTGGTATTGTAGACCATGGAGTAAATTATTTTACCAAAGAAAGTGCGAATAAAAAATGGGCTTATATAGCCACCTATGGCGAGCAAACTTTAGTGCCAGACGATTTAGGAATGGCGATTTTTTATGAAGTTGAAACCACTGCCGACGTCAAAAAAGGAGAAGATGATTATTTAGTTGAATTTAAACCAACAACGAAAGCTGTAATGTTTTACTTTTTAGGAGCTTGGGAACAAGAACCAAATGGCATAAAAACTGAAGCAGAATTTAAGACTTACTTAGATGAATTATTAAATGAATTAAACGCTAATAACAAACTATAATGAAGGCCTTTTTTAAAATTACCCTAATACTAATTTGTTGCATAAGCTTTCAAAATAGTGCTGCTCAAGACAAAGCATATACCATTGAAGAATGCGTAAACACCTTTTCCGAAGAAAAAACAGTGCCAACCAAAGTAGGTTATCAATATTGGTTTGCAGACAAAGATTTTTTAGATGGCTGTACTATTAAAATGAGCGTGGTTGCACCAAGAAAATCTACGCACGCACCGCACAAACATGTAGAGGACGAATTTTTCTATGTTTTAGAAGGCACAGCTACTTTCTTTTTAGATGGTAAAGAAGTAACCGTTGGCCCAAATACAAGTTTGTACTGTCCGTCGTGGAGCATGCATGGCATTAGTAATGCAGGCGATACAGAACTGAAATATTTAGTCATTAAAAAATACGAAAAAGAGTAAAGATGAAAAACATAGCACTTGTAGTCATATTAGCATTAAGTTTTCTTACCAGTTGTAAAGAAGAAAAGAAACAAACAGAGGAAACACCTGTGGCTAAAAAGGAAATTTCAGAAGACTTAAAATGGTCTGAACGTATGGCGTTGTCAGAAATTAAACGCTTTCCAGACCCAAGACTGTTAGATTTTAGAGATAAACCAAAATGGAGTTATACCAATGGCTTGGTATTGCAGGCGATGTCTAAAGTATATGAGAAAACCAACAACCAAAAATTGTACGACTATATCTATGATTACGCTAACCGAATGATTAACGAAGATGGTTCTATTGAAACCTATAAGCTCAGTAATTATAATTTGGACATGATAAAATCTGGAGACGCTATTTATTATCTGTATAACAAAAAGCCAGAGCCTAGATTTAAAAAAGCAATGGATACGCTTCACAAGCAATTAGAAGGCATGCCAACAACGTCAGAAGGCGGTTACTGGCATAAAAAAGTATATCCTAACCAAATGTGGTTAGATGGTGTGTATATGGCAGAACCGTTTCATGCTAAATACACAAAGTCATTTATGGATGGTGATGAAGCTCAAAAAATGTACGACAAAATTGTGCTTCAATTCGATTTGATTGAAAAACACAGCAGAGACCCAGAAACCGGACTGTATTATCATGGTTGGGATGAAAGTAAAGAACAAAAATGGGCGAATAAACAAACAGGATTGTCGCAAAACTTCTGGTCTCGCGGAATGGGTTGGTACGGAATGGCATTAGTCGATGTATTGGATTATTTGCCAGAAAATCATCCAGGACATGCAAGAATCGTCAAGTTTCTCAACCAATATGCTGAAGCCATTGTAAAATATCAAGATAAAAAAACTGGTACGTGGTACCAAGTGCTTAATCTACCCGAAAGAGAAGGCAATTATCTAGAAGCAACAGGTACTAGCATGTTTACATATACCTTAACAAAAGGTGTGAACAAAGGTTATCTGCCAAAAATGTATTTGAATAATGCAAAAAAGGCATTTCAAGGCATTTTAGACGAATTTATTACAGTTGAAGAAAATGGTGTTGTGAACCTAAACAAATGCTGTGGTGTCGCTGGTTTAGGCGGTAATCCGTACAGAGATGGCACGTTTGAATACTACATTGGTGAAATTATTAGGTCAAACGACCCAAAAGGAACAGGGCCTTTTATAATGGCTGCTTTAGAACTTGATAAATAGAATAAAAATGTCGAAAATTAATACCGCATTATGCTCTTTCGGAATGAGTGGATGGGTCTTTCACGGTCCATTTATAGATGTGCATCCAGATTTTAATTTATATGCTGTTTTTGAGCGCACCAAAAATTTAGCCGAAGAAAAATATCCTAATATCAAAACATTTCGCTCTTTAGAAGATATGCTTAAAGATGATAACGTTGATTTGGTTATCGTCAATACACCAAATATTACACACTATCAGTACACCAAAAAATGTCTTGAAGCTGGTAAACATGTCGTTGTAGAAAAACCATTCACGGTAAGTTCTACAGAGGCTGAAGAATTAATCGCTTTAGCAAAAAAACAAGATGTAAAACTATCTGTGTTTCATAACAGACGTTGGGATAGCGATTACCTAACCGTAAAAAAGGTAATTGAAAAAGATGTACTGGGAGATATTGTTGAAGCCGAATTACACTACGACAGGTTCGACCCAGAACTGAGTTACAAAACCCACAAAGAAACACCAACCGAAGGTGTTGGCAGCTTATATGATTTAGGCTCGCATATTATAGACCAAGCTTTACAATTGTTTGGTATGCCAAAAAGTGTATTTGCTTCTTTGGATGCCTTTAGAGATAATTCTGAAGTCGGAGATTATTTTGATGTAAAATTGTATTACGACACTAAATATGTGACTCTAAAATCGAGTTATTTTGTTCGCGAACCACTTCCTGCATACAGCATCCATGGGACCAAAGGCTCTTTTGTAAAATCGAAAGCCGATATACAAGAAACAGAACTTCAAAAGCACTTAAAACCAAATTCAGCGAATTGGGGAATAGAACCAGAATCCGAAAGCGGCATTCTTAACATTCTTAAAAATGGTGAATTCAACAAATCATTTGTAACTACAGAACAAGGTAATTACATGAGGTATTACGAAGGAATTTCTGATGCAATTCTCAACAACAAACCATTGCCTGTAACTGCAGAAGATGCTACAGATGTGATACGAGTTATTGAGGCAGCAATGAGGAGTAATCAAGAAAAACGCATTGTTGATTTATGAGAAATTTTCTGATCATATTCGGTTGGCTTTCTATTTTAAGTCTTTCCGCACAAGAAAAAACAGTATCTAAAGTTTGGGTAGCCGATAATGGAGATGGCACTTATACCAATCCTATCTTACATTCAGATTATTCAGATCCAGATGTGGTAAGAGTTGAAGATGATTATTATATGACGGCATCTTCATTTACCTGTTCACCTAGTTTACCCATTTTACATTCTAAAGATTTAGTGAATTGGGAATTGGTAAATTACGCTTTACCAAAGCAAGTACCATTAGAGGTTTTTGATAAACCACAGCACGGCAATGGTGTTTGGGCACCATGCATTCGCTATCATAAAGATGAATATTACATCTATTATCCAGACCCAGATTTTGGTATTTACATGATTAAAACCAAAGACCCAAAAGGCGCTTGGTCTGAGCCTGTTTTGGTTAAAGGAGGGAAAGGATTGATTGACCCAACACCACTTTGGGATGATGACGGAAAGGTCTATTTAGCTTATGCTTTCGCAGGAAGTCGAGCCGGAATAAAAAGTTTATTAGTGGTTTGTAGTATGAATGCTGAAGGCACTAAAACCAATGACGATGAGGTGATTATCATTGATGGTCATAAAGAAGAATCTACTATTGAAGGCCCTAAGTTCTACAAACGAAATGGCTATTACTATATTTTTGCACCAGCAGGTGGAGTACCAACAGGTTGGCAAACAATTTTAAGGTCAAAATCCGTTTTTGGACCTTACGAAAAAAAGAAAGTACTACATCAAGGTAATACTGATATCAATGGGCCACACCAAGGAGCATGGGTCACAACACAAACTGGAGAAGATTGGTTTTTTCATTTTCAAGATATAGATGCCTACGGTCGTATTGTTCATTTGCAACCTATGACTTGGGAAAACGATTGGCCAGTTATGGGAGTTGACCAAAATAATGATGGAATCGGCGAGCCTGTTGCCACATTTAAAAAACCAAATGTTGGCAAAACATATCCTATAGTTACACCACCAGATTCTGATGAATTTAATGCACCTAAAAAAGGTTTGCAATGGCAATGGCACGCAAATCCCAAAGTGTATTATGGTTTTCCTACATCTTTGGGACATTTTACTATGTATTGCAGACCAAAGCCAGATAATTCTAAAAATCTGCATGATGTCCCAAATTTATTATTGCAAAAATTTCCAGCGGAAGAATTTACCGCGACAACCAAAATAACCTTCAATGCACGACACGACAATGAAGAAGTTGGCTTCTTAATTATGGGATTAGATTACAGTTATATACGTCTAAAACAAGAAGAAGGCAGTTTGTACTTATCTCACGTAATATGCAAAGATGCTGATAAAAATAAAGCTGAATCCGAAACTGATAAAACTAAAATTAACACAAACACCATCTACTTTAGAGTTAAGGTTAGTAAAGGTGGAATTTGTGAATTCTTTTATAGTTTGAATAATAAGAAATTCAAATCAATAGGAACACCATTTACTGCAAGAGAAGGAAAATGGATTGGTGCAAAAATTGGTTACTTAGCATTAAGAGAAGGTGTGATCCATGATGCAGGAAGCTTAGACATCGATTGGATTAGATTTACAAAATGAAAGAAAGTAGGTTTTCAATAACGCTTAATGTTTTTGCAATTTTAGTTGTTGCATCATTTCAATCTTGTAAAAATGAAAACTCAGTTGACACACCTTTTAAGGTAGAATCAACACTTTTTGATCAGAATAAAAAAGAAGATTTAGGACTTAAAGTTCCAGAAGGAATCGAAACTGTTACTGTTTTTAAACCTTCAGATTCAACAGATCATTTTAGCAATGGAGTAGTTATGACAATTTTTAAAGATGTGTTTTATTGCCAGTGGCAAAGTTCAGCTAAGGATGAAGACTCTGATGACACATGGGTTGCGTACAGTACAAGTAAAGACGGGAAAAACTGGTCAGCACCTATACCACTTTCAGAAAGTTTAGAAATCGGTTATAGTACTTCTGGTGGTTGGTGGAAACATGGAGATACTTTAGTCGCCTATATTAACGAATGGCTAGATGATGTAAAACCTAAAGGTGGATTTACATTTTACAAAACAAGTTTTGATGGTATTAACTGGTCTAAAAAAAAGCCTGTTTTAATGGCTGATGGCACTCAATTAAATGGTGTTTTTGAACAAGACCCTCATGCATTGCCCGACGGTCGTATTGTTGGAGCCGCACATTTTCAACCTGGATTAATAGTATCACCTATTTATACCGATGACCCCTTAGGAATTAGTGGTTGGAAACGTGCGGAATTTTCTAATAATTCTATAAAAAATAATGTGTCTCGCGAATTGGAACCAAGTTGGTTTTTACAAAACAATAATAGTCTAGTTATGGTATTTAGAGATCAAAACAGTACCTATTTTAATTTAGCTTCCATGAGTAAAGATCGAGGAGAAACATGGACAATTCCTGTAGTCACTAATATGCCAGATTCTCGGTCTAAACAAAGTGCAGGTAATTTTAATAATGGATTTTCGTATATAATTAATAATCCTGTAAATAATAAATCAAGGATGCCTTTAGCATTGACCCTGAGCAAAAATGGAAATTTATTCAACACATCATATGTTCTTAGAAAAGGTGGTAACACAATTCAATCACTACATTACGAAGGAAAGTATAAAAGATTAGGCTACCATTATCCAAAATCCTTTGTTTGGGAAGATTATCTTTATGTGTCTTATGCAACCAATAAAGAAGATGTAGAATACACCAAAGTTCCTATAGCGAGTTTAATTTTAAATTAAAAATGATGCAAATAAAAAATATAAAATCTTTTGTCCTTTTGGTAATTACTTTAGTCCTAGGCTCAAATATAAACGCCCAAGTACATGACAAGTCTTGGCAAAACATGATTCATAATAAAGAATCGAAATGGTTTGCTACAGATGAAGCCAAACAAATAGCCGAAAATGTATTGCTTTACCAACGCGATATTGGCGGCTGGCCAAAAAATGTGCAAATGCACCATCCACTGTCGAAAGAACAAAAGGAAGAATTACTACTTAAAAAGAAAACAAACGAAGGTGCTACAACAGATAATGGAGCGACCATACAAGAATTATTGTTTTTGTCTAAAATATATGGACAAACTAAACGCGAAGCCTATAAAAAAGCCTTTTTAAAAGGTGTTGATTATATTTTAGAAGCACAATATGATAATGGTGGTTGGCCGCAATTTTACCCTTTAAGAAAAGGCTATTACACGCACATTACCTACAATGACGATTCAATGGTAAACATCATGAAGCTTTTGAAAGCACTTATTGACGATTCTGGCGTTTACACCATTAAACCATTTGAGGCTCAGCTACAAAAAATAACTACTGCTTTTAATAAAGGGATAGATTGTATTCTTAAAACCCAATACAAACAAAATGGTGTATTAACAGCTTGGTGTGCACAGCATGATGAGGTGACTCTAGAACCAGCAGATGCAAGGTCTTTTGAGCTAAAATCTTTAAGTGGTGCAGAATCAGCACATATTGTATTGTTATTAATGTCTATTGAAAATCCTTCAAAAGACATCATAAATGCCATAAATAGTGCTGTTACTTGGTTCGAAAAAGTAAAAATAACAGGCTTAAGAAAAGATAGAATTTATAATGGAGTCGGTAAAATTGTAGATAAAAGAATGATTCCAGATGAAACTGCACCAGCAATTTGGGCGCGTTTTATGAACTTGGAAGACAACAAACCTTTTTTCTGCGATAGAGATGGTATAAAAAAATGGAAATTAGAAGATATCGGAGATGAGCGCAGAAATGGCTACGCATGGTACAAAAGCGACCCACAATTGGTTTTAGACGCTTATCCTATATGGAAATCAAGTCTCAAAAAAAAAAGGACTAAGAAACATAAAGACGAATTAAATATTACGGTCGCTAAAGATGGCTCTGGGGATTATGTCAGTATTCAAGAAGCCATTAATAACACCAAATCTTTTCCTTACGATAGAGTTACTATTCACGTTAAAAATGGGATTTATAAGGAAAAAGTTAAAATTCACGAATGGAATTCTAATATTCAGTTGGTTGGCGAAAGCAAGGAAAACACCATAATTACATACGACGATTATTTTAATAAAGTAGGTCTAGGCAGAAATAGCACCTTTTACACCTACACATTGTTGGTTGAAGCGAACAACGTAATACTCAAAAATTTAACTATTGAAAATTCTTCGGGTAGAGTTGGTCAAGCAGTAGCATTATCAGTGTTTTCAGATGAGGTGGCTGTTGTAAACTGTAAACTTTTAGGCAATCAGGATACCTTGTATGCCTCAGGAAAAGGCAAGCAATATTATAAAGATTGTTATATCGAAGGTACCACAGATTTTATCTTCGGAAGTGCCACAGCATTTTTTGAAAATTGCGAAATTCACAGTAAAAAGAACTCTTACATAACAGCAGCTTCAACACCAAAAGATTCATTATTTGGATATGTTTTTAAAGACTGCAAACTCACTGCAGATAAAGATGTAGATGAGGTTTACTTAGGAAGACCTTGGCGTATTTATGCGCAAACCGTTTTTATAAATTGCGATTTAAGTACACATATTTTACCTGAAGGTTGGCACAATTGGTCTAAACCAGAAGCTGAAAAAACTACGTTTTATGCAGAATATAAAAACTATGGCAAAAGTTTTAAACCAAAGAAAAGAGTGGAATGGTCGCATCAACTAAAAAAACGAGAATCTGAGGCATATACAATTAAAAACGTATTAGGTAACGATAAAAAAACATCTAAAACAGAATGGTATGAAACATTTTAAAATCTATTTTCTTTTAATTTTAGTGGTATTTCAATCGTGTAAAGAAGAAGAAAAGCCAGCTGAAACAGAACAAAAAAAACAGAACATTACCATTTATACCATCGGAGATTCAACGATGTCAGATAAAATTAATCCAGATGAAAATCCTGAACGCGGTTGGTGCCAGCTGTTACCACAATTTTTGAACGATAAGGCAACTGTAAAAAACCATGCTGTAAACGGTAGAAGTACTAGAAGCTTTATAACTGAAGGACGATGGGATTCAGTTTACAAGAAATTGGAAGAAGGGGATTATGTGTTTATCCAATTTGGACATAACGACCAAAAAATTACCAACCCTAAACGCTATACCAATCCACATACAGCTTACAGACATCATTTAATAAGGTTTGTAACAGAAAGTAGAGAAAAAGGAGCCATACCAATTTTATTCACGTCTATCGTTAGACGAAATTTTAATGAAGAAGGAACTTTAATCGGTACACACGGCGCTTATCCTTTGGAAACGCGTTTGGTCGCACAAGAGTATGATGTACCATTTATCGATCTGTTGTATATAACCGAAAAAATGGAAGAATCCTATGGCGTTGAAGGCTCTAAAAAAATGCATTTACATTATCAACCAAATGAAGTTTCATATTTTCCTGATGGGAAAGAAGACAATACACACTTGTCCGTTTTCGGAGCTACAGAAGTCGCAAAATTAGCTGTCAAGGCTTTAAATGAAAAAGTTGAAGGTTTTGAGGCTTTCACTAAAACAAATTAGGATGACATTAATGTCAAAATATATACTGTTTATAACCTTCTTTTGTTTCCTCAGTTGTTTTGCTCAAAAAGACCGTAAAGTCATTCAACTATGGAGCGATAAAATTCCAAACGCCATAGAAAATTCAGAATTTAAAGAAATTGAAATCATAAAAGATTCTGTAGTGTCTAGTTTAGAGCAAGTCAGTATTCCGACATTAACAGTTTTCAAACCAGAAAAATCAAACGGAACAGCAATTGTTATTTGTCCTGGAGGAGGCTATCATCATTTAGCAATTAATAAAGAAGGTTATAAAGTGGCCGAATGGTTAAATTCACTTGGTATTACAGCTTTTGTACTTAAATACCGATTGCCAAAAGATGCCATAATGAAAGACAAAAGTATTGCACCACTACAAGATGCGCAACGAGCAATGCGATATGTAAGACGCACTGCTGACAATTGGAGTATTGACAAAGATAAAATAGGTGTTATGGGTTTTTCGGCTGGAGGTCATTTGGCTGCAACATTATCTACTCAATTTGATAAGGAAGTTTATAAAGTAGAAGATAAAACTAGTGCAAGACCAGATTTCTCAATATTGATTTATCCAATGATTTCAATGGACGAGTCAATTACACATAATGGTTCAAGAAAAAAATTATTGGGAGAATCACCTTCCAACGAAGATATTGAAGCTTACTCTAACGAAACTCATATAAATTCCGATACACCGATAACATTTTTGGTACACGCAACGGATGACAAATCGGTTCCTGTTGAAAATAGTATTCAATATTATTTGGGACTAAAAGAAAACGATGTTCCTTCAGAAATGCATATTTACGAAACAGGAGGTCATGGTTTTGGTCTGGGTAGAGATAAGACTGCTCACCCTTGGACTAGAGCCTGTTCTGATTGGCTGAAGAACAAATGATTGGACACAATAGTGAAAATGACGACAATTTCTTTTACGATAATTAGTCTATTTTGATAAAGATGAGAAATTTCAAAAGTAGAATTTCACGAGATACTTGCTCTGGTAAAATTCAATGAGAATTGATGGATAGTTCTAGGATTTCATGTTATTTCAACGAACAAAAATTTGGTAGTTCTATAAGTGATGACATTATTATTTGACAATTTTATGTTTTTCAGGATTATGTAGCTATTTGAAAATTGGAGAATACAAATGGAGGGCATCCAATTTTTATATTTATCGGGTCTTTTATGTCTTGAAAGTCCTAACCGATATCTTAAATTATGTAACGTGTTGAAAATGAATAATTAGCTTGTTATTTGGGCTTTTTTTTATTTCGTTTTCTCAATTTTATTCCACCATCCAGACCAATTGAAACAAGCTAAAAATTTTCTGAGGCTGAGTTGAAAATTTTATATACTTCTGAATTTTCAATCCATATTTTGTTTCCCGAATTCAATAATATGAATTTATTAAACTATATTTTATAATCAAATAATTATCTGCCTTCGAACGCTTTACTTTCAGTTTTTTAAGCTGTTTATTGAAAAATTGACTATCTATATCGTATGCTAAATTCAGAATTATTCTATGCTTCCATTGCTACTTTTTAAATCTTTTGTTCGTCTTTTCAATGTAAAAAATGCTATAAATATGGTTAAGTCATGATTCAATTTTATCATAATGGCCTTCCTTTTTACCTAGAATTATAGAATTGACCATCAGTTTATTAATCGCATTGATCATTTATAATCATAGTAAAATCTCAGTATTTTATCTCATTAAAAGTTTAAGCGAACAAAAAGATACATTTTTAGCTTTTATGTGTATTATATTAACCTAATTGTAATTTAACTTTTATTAACAGGGTTAAAATAATATATATATATGATAAGCATGATGTTTTTAAAAAGGTTGATTCTCTAGAACTTTGTACCCAAGATATTTTATATATCAAGTTAACATAAAAAAGTACTATGAAACATATATCAGCTTACCCAACAATATGGCAAACAATGCCTTATGCATTATATATGATAGATCAATTGGAAAACGAAAGTCGTAAAGCCACGAAGGATATCATATTGAAGAATGATGATATTTTGAAAAAAGAAATTTCTGAAATGACACTTAATGTTAGAGCAATTTCAGTTTTAGATAAACAGAGGAATGAGCATACAGTAACTGATTTTAAGCAACAAATTTTAAATCTAAAAGGCATGTATACAGGAGTTTTTCTTAGGTCTAAAAACGGACTTAATCTTGTAGCTGGTGAATATACAACAGTTAGATTCTATCTAGGCGATAACCAAAACAGTGTCATTACCAAAGATAGACATATTGAAAGCATACACGGTTTTAGTTGCTTGGATTTTGAAATTGAAGATGGATTAAAAATTACCCACAATAATTCTAACGAGATTACGCTAAGATTTGATTTTATCCCTTATAGTTTTATGAGCAATTTTAAATCTATAAAAGATTTCTTTAAAAAACAGCAACAGGTATTTTCTTCTAAATTAAAAGGAAGTCTTGAGAGTTAATCTTTAAAAATTGTGGTACGTTTTTTAATCACTTTTTTGAAATGAGTGAGCATTTTTAGTTTGAGAATAAACTAACTCATCTATGTGCTATATCGTCATCATGTTGCTTTTCAATTCGCAATTAAATAAAAATCATTTTTCTAAGTTTTATACTGCAAAATCTTCGTTATATTTG
Protein-coding sequences here:
- a CDS encoding alpha/beta hydrolase is translated as MYKIATLCLFLMLSSSTLFALQNIQKDTSYTVNNSYHKYIKKFPQIDIVKPQKFENVYEIENIPFKTLENRRLYLDAFMNTSENNPAVILVHGGGWKSGDKSHMKPMAEYIASKGYSCFAIEYRLSDEAQYPEGIYDVKEAIQFIKSNAKKFHIDTTKVAVLGTSSGAQMATLVGTTNHNPKFEQQTEHASSTAVQAIVNLDGVIAFIHPKSSEGKMASWWLGGTSKEKPEIWKEASALTHVDKNTPPILFISSQYERFQAGREEMIHILDKHDIYNQVENFPDSPHTFWLFHPWFTDTVNYITTFLDKTLKHDEK
- a CDS encoding DUF4861 family protein yields the protein MKTLKFIITLCCAASIVACKSEKKEDTKEAIVESEKVVETPKTYAELSIAEGGEWVNGERGHEEYQGTTHFKNIDQLRVPDKHTDHTWYLRYEGPGWESNKIGYRLYLDWRNGIDIFGKVTDTMVLSKVGQDGFDSYHEPQSWGLDILKVGNGLGIGSLGRLVDDKVLHFKEVDSTFASIENNANQSSVTINYNGWKTANDKIDLKSTLSIRPDKRYTKHTIQPSKAIQGIVTGIVDHGVNYFTKESANKKWAYIATYGEQTLVPDDLGMAIFYEVETTADVKKGEDDYLVEFKPTTKAVMFYFLGAWEQEPNGIKTEAEFKTYLDELLNELNANNKL
- a CDS encoding cupin domain-containing protein encodes the protein MKAFFKITLILICCISFQNSAAQDKAYTIEECVNTFSEEKTVPTKVGYQYWFADKDFLDGCTIKMSVVAPRKSTHAPHKHVEDEFFYVLEGTATFFLDGKEVTVGPNTSLYCPSWSMHGISNAGDTELKYLVIKKYEKE
- a CDS encoding glycoside hydrolase family 88/105 protein, coding for MKNIALVVILALSFLTSCKEEKKQTEETPVAKKEISEDLKWSERMALSEIKRFPDPRLLDFRDKPKWSYTNGLVLQAMSKVYEKTNNQKLYDYIYDYANRMINEDGSIETYKLSNYNLDMIKSGDAIYYLYNKKPEPRFKKAMDTLHKQLEGMPTTSEGGYWHKKVYPNQMWLDGVYMAEPFHAKYTKSFMDGDEAQKMYDKIVLQFDLIEKHSRDPETGLYYHGWDESKEQKWANKQTGLSQNFWSRGMGWYGMALVDVLDYLPENHPGHARIVKFLNQYAEAIVKYQDKKTGTWYQVLNLPEREGNYLEATGTSMFTYTLTKGVNKGYLPKMYLNNAKKAFQGILDEFITVEENGVVNLNKCCGVAGLGGNPYRDGTFEYYIGEIIRSNDPKGTGPFIMAALELDK
- a CDS encoding Gfo/Idh/MocA family oxidoreductase, with translation MSKINTALCSFGMSGWVFHGPFIDVHPDFNLYAVFERTKNLAEEKYPNIKTFRSLEDMLKDDNVDLVIVNTPNITHYQYTKKCLEAGKHVVVEKPFTVSSTEAEELIALAKKQDVKLSVFHNRRWDSDYLTVKKVIEKDVLGDIVEAELHYDRFDPELSYKTHKETPTEGVGSLYDLGSHIIDQALQLFGMPKSVFASLDAFRDNSEVGDYFDVKLYYDTKYVTLKSSYFVREPLPAYSIHGTKGSFVKSKADIQETELQKHLKPNSANWGIEPESESGILNILKNGEFNKSFVTTEQGNYMRYYEGISDAILNNKPLPVTAEDATDVIRVIEAAMRSNQEKRIVDL
- a CDS encoding glycoside hydrolase family 43 protein, which produces MRNFLIIFGWLSILSLSAQEKTVSKVWVADNGDGTYTNPILHSDYSDPDVVRVEDDYYMTASSFTCSPSLPILHSKDLVNWELVNYALPKQVPLEVFDKPQHGNGVWAPCIRYHKDEYYIYYPDPDFGIYMIKTKDPKGAWSEPVLVKGGKGLIDPTPLWDDDGKVYLAYAFAGSRAGIKSLLVVCSMNAEGTKTNDDEVIIIDGHKEESTIEGPKFYKRNGYYYIFAPAGGVPTGWQTILRSKSVFGPYEKKKVLHQGNTDINGPHQGAWVTTQTGEDWFFHFQDIDAYGRIVHLQPMTWENDWPVMGVDQNNDGIGEPVATFKKPNVGKTYPIVTPPDSDEFNAPKKGLQWQWHANPKVYYGFPTSLGHFTMYCRPKPDNSKNLHDVPNLLLQKFPAEEFTATTKITFNARHDNEEVGFLIMGLDYSYIRLKQEEGSLYLSHVICKDADKNKAESETDKTKINTNTIYFRVKVSKGGICEFFYSLNNKKFKSIGTPFTAREGKWIGAKIGYLALREGVIHDAGSLDIDWIRFTK
- a CDS encoding sialidase family protein, whose amino-acid sequence is MKESRFSITLNVFAILVVASFQSCKNENSVDTPFKVESTLFDQNKKEDLGLKVPEGIETVTVFKPSDSTDHFSNGVVMTIFKDVFYCQWQSSAKDEDSDDTWVAYSTSKDGKNWSAPIPLSESLEIGYSTSGGWWKHGDTLVAYINEWLDDVKPKGGFTFYKTSFDGINWSKKKPVLMADGTQLNGVFEQDPHALPDGRIVGAAHFQPGLIVSPIYTDDPLGISGWKRAEFSNNSIKNNVSRELEPSWFLQNNNSLVMVFRDQNSTYFNLASMSKDRGETWTIPVVTNMPDSRSKQSAGNFNNGFSYIINNPVNNKSRMPLALTLSKNGNLFNTSYVLRKGGNTIQSLHYEGKYKRLGYHYPKSFVWEDYLYVSYATNKEDVEYTKVPIASLILN